In a single window of the Bubalus kerabau isolate K-KA32 ecotype Philippines breed swamp buffalo chromosome 18, PCC_UOA_SB_1v2, whole genome shotgun sequence genome:
- the HTR1A gene encoding 5-hydroxytryptamine receptor 1A, whose product MDVLSPGQGNNTTSSQGPFGTRGNATGISDVTFSYQVITSLVLGTLIFCAVLGNACVVAAIALERSLQNVANYLIGSLAITDLMVSVLVLPMAALYQVLNKWTLGQVTCDLFIALDVLCCTSSILHLCAIALDRYWAITDPIDYVNKRTPRRAAALISLTWLIGFLISIPPMLGWRTPEDRSDPDACTISKDHGYTIYSTFGAFYIPLLLMLVLYGRIFRAARFRIRKTVKKVDKAAANHRLAASPAPQPRKSVSGESDSRDWRQGTENKVTGAPCANGAVRQGEEGAALEVIEVHRVGNSKEHLPLPSEGGAVPYVPSSFEKKNERNAEAKRKMALARERKTVKTLGIIMGTFILCWLPFFIVALVLPFCESSCHMPTLLGAIINWLGYSNSLLNPVIYAYFNKDFQNAFKKIIKCKFCRR is encoded by the coding sequence ATGGATGTGCTCAGCCCCGGACAGGGCAATAACACCACGTCGTCCCAGGGTCCCTTCGGGACACGCGGCAACGCTACTGGCATCTCCGACGTGACCTTCAGCTATCAAGTAATCACCTCTCTAGTGCTGGGCACGCTCATCTTCTGCGCGGTGCTGGGCAATGCGTGTGTAGTGGCGGCCATCGCCCTGGAGCGCTCCCTGCAGAACGTGGCGAACTATCTCATAGGCTCGCTGGCCATCACCGACCTCATGGTGTCGGTGCTGGTCCTGCCCATGGCCGCGTTGTACCAGGTGCTCAACAAGTGGACTCTGGGACAGGTCACCTGTGACCTGTTCATCGCCCTCGACGTGCTGTGCTGCACCTCGTCCATTCTGCACCTGTGCGCTATCGCGCTGGATAGATACTGGGCCATCACCGATCCCATCGACTACGTGAACAAGAGGACGCCCCGGCGCGCCGCTGCGCTCATCTCGCTCACCTGGCTCATTGGCTTCCTCATCTCCATCCCGCCCATGCTGGGCTGGCGCACCCCGGAAGACCGCTCGGACCCGGACGCGTGCACTATCAGCAAGGACCACGGCTACACTATTTACTCCACCTTCGGCGCTTTCTACATCCCTCTGCTGCTCATGCTGGTTCTCTACGGGCGCATCTTTCGAGCTGCGCGATTCCGCATTCGCAAGACAGTTAAGAAGGTGGACAAGGCGGCAGCCAACCACCGCCTTGCGGCGTCGCCGGCCCCGCAGCCCAGAAAGAGCGTGAGTGGTGAGTCGGATAGCAGAGACTGGAGGCAGGGCACAGAGAACAAGGTAACAGGGGCTCCGTGCGCCAATGGAGCCGTGAGGCAGGGCGAAGAAGGCGCCGCCCTGGAGGTGATCGAAGTGCACCGGGTGGGCAACTCCAAAGAGCACCTTCCGCTGCCCAGCGAAGGCGGTGCTGTCCCCTACGTCCCCTCCTCCTTCGAGAAAAAAAATGAGCGCAACGCCGAGGCCAAGCGCAAGATGGCCCTGGCCCGCGAGAGGAAGACGGTGAAGACTCTGGGTATCATCATGGGCACCTTCATCCTCTGCTGGTTGCCCTTCTTCATCGTGGCCCTAGTCCTGCCCTTCTGCGAAAGCAGCTGCCACATGCCTACCCTGTTGGGGGCCATAATCAACTGGCTGGGCTACTCCAACTCTCTGCTTAACCCTGTCATTTACGCCTACTTCAACAAGGACTTCCAAAACGCGTTTAAGAAGATCATCAAGTGCAAGTTCTGCCGCCGATGA